The Halomicronema hongdechloris C2206 genome includes a window with the following:
- a CDS encoding Uma2 family endonuclease: MVQLKPRFQSFEEYLAYDDGTDNLYELFNGELIPVPPESGFNVEIANLLFALLLPLVGHRRMRGHGLELEVRGEPRNRFPDLTVIRDEHIAQLKARNTIRLSMAPPLLVMEIVSPGEVQRNRDYVAKRMQYQDLGIPEYWVIDPQAETILVLVLQEGVYREVATLTGEDAVVSTQLGALNILASETFTAGIGGG, translated from the coding sequence ATGGTTCAACTGAAGCCACGATTTCAGAGTTTTGAAGAGTACCTGGCCTACGATGACGGCACAGATAATCTCTATGAACTGTTTAATGGAGAGTTAATTCCTGTGCCCCCAGAATCCGGCTTCAACGTGGAAATTGCTAATCTGCTGTTTGCCCTGCTGTTGCCACTGGTAGGTCATCGGCGGATGCGGGGCCACGGCCTGGAGTTAGAGGTGCGGGGAGAGCCCCGCAACCGTTTCCCCGACCTGACGGTAATTCGTGACGAACACATTGCCCAACTGAAAGCACGCAACACCATTCGCCTGTCTATGGCGCCGCCGCTGCTGGTGATGGAAATTGTCAGTCCGGGGGAAGTGCAGCGGAACCGAGACTATGTGGCCAAGCGAATGCAGTATCAGGACTTAGGCATCCCAGAATATTGGGTTATTGATCCGCAGGCGGAAACCATTCTAGTGCTGGTGTTACAGGAGGGCGTCTACCGGGAAGTCGCCACCCTGACCGGAGAGGACGCCGTGGTGTCTACTCAACTCGGGGCCCTCAACATCTTGGCATCAGAAACTTTTACTGCCGGTATCGGCGGTGGCTGA
- a CDS encoding UPF0175 family protein, with protein sequence MTSITFDVPQDVFSALKTSPDEFAAELRLAAAIFWYQKGQISQEKAAQVAGLDRNWPGSIPMLEVKRLLMI encoded by the coding sequence ATGACCTCCATTACCTTTGATGTTCCCCAGGATGTCTTCTCTGCGCTGAAGACCTCACCCGATGAATTTGCGGCTGAATTGCGTCTGGCCGCTGCGATTTTCTGGTATCAGAAAGGACAAATCTCCCAAGAAAAGGCGGCCCAAGTTGCCGGGCTGGATCGAAATTGGCCTGGGTCTATACCCATGCTGGAAGTGAAGCGATTATTGATGATCTAG